The genomic segment CCATTGCTGCCAATATATCAGCATCACTGCAACCCACTACCGAACAAACTTTATACATGGCTACATGTGCACGAGGGGCCATTCCAACGGCTGTCCCTTTAGCCATCCCGTACACGTTGGCATCTTTAACAAAGTTCCCAGCAGCCGTGCTAGACGTGTGTGTCCCATGACCTTCATCATCTGCAGGTGGTCCGGAGGAATGGCTCACGAAATTCCTTGCACCGATTAGCTTGTTGTTACACGCCATGTCATCAAACTCACATTTCCCTTTCCACTTGGCAGGTGGAGGGTCCACACCTTCATCATCGAATGATGGGTGCCCTGGAGTTATTCCGGTATCTAAAACTCCAATGATCAAGCCTTCACCAAAGTTGGAGCCAGGCCAAACCCCTACGTTTGTATGCAACCCCAAGAAATTCGGACTATGAGTTGTGTgcaaacttaatattttatgGGGCCTTGCAAAATAGAAACCATCCATTTTCTCCATTTCCTTCACTTCTTCTGCAGACAATTTTGCCGCAAAACCAGTGATCACATTCCGATATGTGTGAACCATTCGAGACGAGTCTTCCGCTCCTGCTTCTGTGCCTTTCGGCAGGAAGGAATGGTACCAGCTTTCCATGTTCGCGGGCTCAGCCGATGCTCCATTCCCTGGCGATTTTACATGAACAATGTAAGTTTCTAATCTGCTCCCCGATGCATTTTCAGATGCCATTATACTTTCTTGAGCCTTTGCAGAATAATTTACACATGAAATCAAAATCATGAAAAGAACATGTGGGAGATCCATGTTTAGAAATAATGACTTGATC from the Primulina huaijiensis isolate GDHJ02 unplaced genomic scaffold, ASM1229523v2 scaffold206318, whole genome shotgun sequence genome contains:
- the LOC140966434 gene encoding subtilisin-like protease, which produces MDLPHVLFMILISCVNYSAKAQESIMASENASGSRLETYIVHVKSPGNGASAEPANMESWYHSFLPKGTEAGAEDSSRMVHTYRNVITGFAAKLSAEEVKEMEKMDGFYFARPHKILSLHTTHSPNFLGLHTNVGVWPGSNFGEGLIIGVLDTGITPGHPSFDDEGVDPPPAKWKGKCEFDDMACNNKLIGARNFVSHSSGPPADDEGHGTHTSSTAAGNFVKDANVYGMAKGTAVGMAPRAHVAMYKVCSVVGCSDADILAAMDAAVEDGVDILSLSLGGPSADFYNDGIALGAFGAIQRGIFVSCSAANAGPISSSLSNEAPWILTVGASTIDRRIVATALLGNMDMYDGESVFQPSDFPTTLLPLINAGGASENQTA